In Ostrinia nubilalis chromosome 10, ilOstNubi1.1, whole genome shotgun sequence, a single genomic region encodes these proteins:
- the LOC135075428 gene encoding uncharacterized protein LOC135075428, translated as MTSERREQHTCIKMSNALNSLGYGEACGARWTLGALLLAPLAAANSSYCAVPAVLLLAAFITVATFTCKDLKKLAEILPPSKTSRGRRERNLRSFADFMAMWMTFLSHLVAVAICARILSATADHVTAGRTRRWLFGYETRALGEPWPDVLGVTVVMVVCAMFMCGLEESMMFTFMLLILLYIFSQFFAIVGLMNLDIANINIPIPITINEMFAAGAPISYAFSVVLPPKESGSLKKNLILRIGMPTVVLAGLCFLYTNMLKSHSIDAALPVTTLLEARSAGWVCPVLAAVTVAGVCLALTELCPLLFTVLVALASPEWKVLTRSMTYESTTTGSPVLAVFTAGSLAAILAFACPLSHMITLMNASHLLGITVQAFHFIIMRCVPTAEQKEAGDVEYKRLGTEGSSRAMKSSSSKPKRGLWFIPSAIRHTKTLESIKSKVTAKETEERECLLLDEYSGCPTEEIDQATSCSSGIRDLPTVEVEDVVSDVEASEGELSSGDDSTDIDAVVKEYRDRIQVVTAVPEASMPTPPSVRGARWSAVGAVVQVLADAFIATAFCNEAIRVPMFATGVPLWLCGTFITAWQPAHNLGLRKTQSIQGPVAMLIALLFLTPLLLDSWPAITLFAGAGVVIYARCERWCGDLAVRQARSALERRK; from the exons ATGACGAGTGAACGACGTGAGCAGCACACCTGCATCAAAATGAGCAACGCATTGAACTCGCTCGGCTACGGCGAAGCGTGCGGCGCGCGATGGACGCTGGGCGCGCTATTGCTGGCACCGCTGGCAGCCGCCAACTCTAGCTACTGTGCAGTGCCTGCGGTGCTGCTGCTAGCTGCTTTCATCACTGTTGCCA CTTTTACATGCAAGGACCTGAAGAAGCTGGCCGAAATACTACCACCGTCGAAAACGTCTAGAGGCCGACGCGAGCGCAACCTGCGCTCTTTCGCCGACTTCATGGCGATGTGGATGACGTTTCTGTCTCACCTGGTGGCCGTGGCTATCTGCGCCAGGATCCTCAGCGCCACGGCTGACCACGTGACCGCCGGTCGGACCAGGCGATGGCTGTTTGGGTACGAGACTAGAGCCCTGGGAGAACCCTGGCCTGATGTATTGGGGGTCACCGTCGTGATGGTGGTTTGCGCTATGTTCATGTGTGGACTGGAG GAAAGTATGATGTTCACGTTTATGTTGCTGATTCTTCTGTACATATTTAGCCAATTCTTTGCCATTGTCGGCCTTATGAATTTGGATATTGCGAATATTAATATTCCTATACCTATAACAATTAATGAG ATGTTTGCTGCTGGTGCGCCAATATCTTACGCTTTTAGTGTAGTTTTACCTCCTAAGGAAAGTGGTTCTctgaagaagaatttgataCTTCGTATTGGTATGCCAACGGTCGTTCTTGCGGGTCTGTGCTTTTTGTACACCAATATGTTAAAATC GCATAGCATTGACGCCGCGCTACCAGTCACAACGTTACTAGAAGCCAGGTCAGCTGGATGGGTGTGCCCAGTCCTGGCTGCTGTCACAGTCGCTGGTGTTTGCCTAGCCCTCACTGAACTCTGCCCTCTGCTATTTACTGTGCTTGTGGCCCTGGCTTCACCGGAGTGGAAGGTGCTGACCAGATCCATGACTTACGAAAGCACTACCACTGGTAGTCCAGTTCTAGCTGTATTTACAGCCG GGAGTTTGGCAGCCATCCTGGCGTTTGCGTGTCCACTATCGCATATGATTACCCTGATGAATGCAAGCCACCTGCTTGGCATCACAGTGCAGGCGTTCCACTTCATCATCATGCGCTGCGTGCCCACGGCCGAGCAGAAGGAAGCTGGAG ACGTGGAGTACAAACGTCTTGGTACCGAGGGCAGTTCCCGAGCCATGAAGTCAAGCAGCTCAAAACCCAAGCGAGGTCTGTGGTTTATACCATCAGCAATACGCCACACTAAGACTTTGGAGAGCATCAAGTCTAAAGTGACTGCAAAAG AAACAGAGGAACGCGAGTGTCTTCTACTTGACGAGTACTCTGGATGTCCAACAGAAGAAATAGACCAAGCGACCAGCTGTAGCAGTGGAATCAGGGACTTGCCTACTGTTGAAGTGGAAGATGTAGTGTCGGACGTCGAAGCTAGTGAGGGTGAACTGTCTTCAGGAGATGACTCTACCGATATCGATGCGGTAGTGAAGGAGTATAGAGATAGGATTCAA GTGGTAACAGCGGTTCCCGAAGCCAGCATGCCCACCCCGCCCAGCGTGCGGGGCGCGCGATGGTCCGCAGTAGGGGCCGTGGTCCAAGTGCTGGCAGACGCCTTCATAGCGACCGCTTTCTGCAATGAGGCCATCAGGGTGCCTATGTTTGCGACTGGCGTACCTT TATGGCTGTGCGGAACCTTCATTACCGCGTGGCAGCCAGCTCACAACCTGGGCTTGAGGAAAACTCAAAGCATTCAGGGGCCTGTGGCAATGCTGATCGCGCTGCTGTTCCTTACACCACTCCTGCTCGACTCCTGGCCGGCCATCACGCTCTTTGCTGGAGCTG GCGTGGTGATATACGCCCGCTGCGAGCGCTGGTGCGGCGACCTGGCAGTGCGGCAGGCCCGTAGCGCCCTGGAGCGCCGCAAG
- the LOC135075128 gene encoding uncharacterized protein F21D5.5 isoform X2 produces MMRQCFLRCLLDTHAPIKLIHNVETVIGRSKATKIKDSSCSRQQVSLKADCIECSVELTQLGVNPSGLDGFALKKNVPYKVGHGSKVEVLLNNYIHIIEFDPPPEDGEKPKHSSKRKLDDEETTTAQSKKMKAENLDTGSEHIEEALEDTWDEIDRGELYIFTAKGVKPSKKIAAFDMDGTLIKTKSGKVHPVDINDWQIAFPTVAHKLKELLTQDYKIVILSNQAPIGNGRVKIKDFKKKIEGITTKLDVPIQAYIATGKGFYRKPATGMWKILTERKNGGLEIVKEDCFYCGDAAGRTANWAPGKKKDHSMADKLMAENLGLKFYTPEQFFLGHSIANVPMSKPEFIPKDVKSEPFNDNLISTKKEILVFVGYPGSGKSFLAKQIEKKSNHQYVAVCRDVLGSWQKCAAEATKLLERGKSVIVDSTNPDIESRSRWTSLAKQMKVECRCAKMAATKAHAQHNNKFRELMKINHVPVNDIVFHTYKNKFTDPTPSEGFTEIIEVKFNPCFEDQEAEKIYRMYLLEK; encoded by the exons ATGATGCGCCAGTGTTTTTTGAGGTGTCTTCTGGATACTCATGCACCGATCAAGCTAATACACAATGTGGAAACAGTTATAGGTCGCAGTAAAGCTACTAAAATCAAAGATTCTTCTTGCTCGAGGCAACAGG TAAGCCTCAAAGCTGATTGTATAGAATGTTCAGTTGAGCTCACGCAGTTGGGTGTAAATCCGTCAGGGTTAGATGGGTTTGCTCTGAAAAAGAATGTTCCATACAAAGTGGGCCATGGCAGCAAAGTTGAGGTCCTTCTAAATAACTATATACATATCATTGAGTTCGATCCACCTCCCGAAGACGGTGAAAAACCGAAACACAGCAGCAAAAGGAAATTAGATGATGAAGAAACAACTACTGCACAAAGTAAGAAAATGAAAGCAGAAAACTTAGACACTGGTTCAGAACATATTGAAGAAGCATTGGAAGACACTTGGGATGAAATAGATAGGGGTGAACTCTACATATTCACTGCAAAGGGGGTTAAACCAAGTAAAAAGATAGCAGCTTTTGATATGGATGGCACTTTAATCAAGACAAAGTCAGGCAAAGTTCATCCAGTAGATATAAATGATTGGCAAATAGCTTTCCCTACTGTAGCACACAAGTTAAAAGAACTATTAACACAAGACTACAAAATAGTAATCCTTAGCAATCAAGCTCCAATAGGAAATGGTAGAgttaaaattaaagattttaagAAGAAAATTGAGGGTATTACTACAAAACTCGATGTCCCTATTCAGGCATACATAGCAACTGGAAAAGGGTTTTATAGGAAACCTGCTACGGGAATGTGGAAAATATTAACTGAACGG AAAAATGGTGGCCTAGAAATAGTTAAAGAAGATTGTTTCTACTGTGGTGATGCAGCTGGACGCACAGCAAATTGGGCACCTGGCAAGAAGAAAGACCATTCCATGGCAGATAAACTTATGGCTGAAAACCTGGGCTTAAAGTTTTATACCCCAGAGCAGTTTTTCCTAGGCCATTCTATTGCAAATGTGCCGATGAGCAAACCTGAATTTATTCCCAAAGATGTTAAATCAGAGCCATTTAATGACAATCTGATAAGTACTAAAAAGGAG ATTCTCGTCTTTGTGGGGTACCCTGGCAGTGGCAAATCATTCCTGGCTAAGCAAATAGAAAAAAAGTCGAATCACCAATATGTGGCCGTATGCAGAGACGTTCTTGGTAGTTGGCAGAAGTGTGCTGCTGAAGCTACAAAACTTTTAGAG AGAGGAAAAAGTGTAATCGTGGACAGTACTAACCCAGATATCGAGTCGCGGTCTCGCTGGACTTCTCTCGCGAAACAAATGAAGGTGGAGTGCCGATGCGCCAAGATGGCCGCCACGAAGGCGCACGCGCAACACAACAACAAGTTCAGGGAGCTCATGAAGATCAACCACGTTCCAGTCAATGACATCGTCTTTCATACTTACAA GAATAAATTCACGGATCCCACGCCAAGTGAAGGCTTCAcagaaataattgaagtcaAGTTCAATCCATGTTTTGAAGATCAAGaagcagaaaaaatatataggaTGTATTTATTAGAAAAGTGA
- the LOC135075128 gene encoding uncharacterized protein F21D5.5 isoform X1 — MMRQCFLRCLLDTHAPIKLIHNVETVIGRSKATKIKDSSCSRQQGTCSSFTVSLKADCIECSVELTQLGVNPSGLDGFALKKNVPYKVGHGSKVEVLLNNYIHIIEFDPPPEDGEKPKHSSKRKLDDEETTTAQSKKMKAENLDTGSEHIEEALEDTWDEIDRGELYIFTAKGVKPSKKIAAFDMDGTLIKTKSGKVHPVDINDWQIAFPTVAHKLKELLTQDYKIVILSNQAPIGNGRVKIKDFKKKIEGITTKLDVPIQAYIATGKGFYRKPATGMWKILTERKNGGLEIVKEDCFYCGDAAGRTANWAPGKKKDHSMADKLMAENLGLKFYTPEQFFLGHSIANVPMSKPEFIPKDVKSEPFNDNLISTKKEILVFVGYPGSGKSFLAKQIEKKSNHQYVAVCRDVLGSWQKCAAEATKLLERGKSVIVDSTNPDIESRSRWTSLAKQMKVECRCAKMAATKAHAQHNNKFRELMKINHVPVNDIVFHTYKNKFTDPTPSEGFTEIIEVKFNPCFEDQEAEKIYRMYLLEK, encoded by the exons ATGATGCGCCAGTGTTTTTTGAGGTGTCTTCTGGATACTCATGCACCGATCAAGCTAATACACAATGTGGAAACAGTTATAGGTCGCAGTAAAGCTACTAAAATCAAAGATTCTTCTTGCTCGAGGCAACAGG gtacttgtTCCTCTTTTACAGTAAGCCTCAAAGCTGATTGTATAGAATGTTCAGTTGAGCTCACGCAGTTGGGTGTAAATCCGTCAGGGTTAGATGGGTTTGCTCTGAAAAAGAATGTTCCATACAAAGTGGGCCATGGCAGCAAAGTTGAGGTCCTTCTAAATAACTATATACATATCATTGAGTTCGATCCACCTCCCGAAGACGGTGAAAAACCGAAACACAGCAGCAAAAGGAAATTAGATGATGAAGAAACAACTACTGCACAAAGTAAGAAAATGAAAGCAGAAAACTTAGACACTGGTTCAGAACATATTGAAGAAGCATTGGAAGACACTTGGGATGAAATAGATAGGGGTGAACTCTACATATTCACTGCAAAGGGGGTTAAACCAAGTAAAAAGATAGCAGCTTTTGATATGGATGGCACTTTAATCAAGACAAAGTCAGGCAAAGTTCATCCAGTAGATATAAATGATTGGCAAATAGCTTTCCCTACTGTAGCACACAAGTTAAAAGAACTATTAACACAAGACTACAAAATAGTAATCCTTAGCAATCAAGCTCCAATAGGAAATGGTAGAgttaaaattaaagattttaagAAGAAAATTGAGGGTATTACTACAAAACTCGATGTCCCTATTCAGGCATACATAGCAACTGGAAAAGGGTTTTATAGGAAACCTGCTACGGGAATGTGGAAAATATTAACTGAACGG AAAAATGGTGGCCTAGAAATAGTTAAAGAAGATTGTTTCTACTGTGGTGATGCAGCTGGACGCACAGCAAATTGGGCACCTGGCAAGAAGAAAGACCATTCCATGGCAGATAAACTTATGGCTGAAAACCTGGGCTTAAAGTTTTATACCCCAGAGCAGTTTTTCCTAGGCCATTCTATTGCAAATGTGCCGATGAGCAAACCTGAATTTATTCCCAAAGATGTTAAATCAGAGCCATTTAATGACAATCTGATAAGTACTAAAAAGGAG ATTCTCGTCTTTGTGGGGTACCCTGGCAGTGGCAAATCATTCCTGGCTAAGCAAATAGAAAAAAAGTCGAATCACCAATATGTGGCCGTATGCAGAGACGTTCTTGGTAGTTGGCAGAAGTGTGCTGCTGAAGCTACAAAACTTTTAGAG AGAGGAAAAAGTGTAATCGTGGACAGTACTAACCCAGATATCGAGTCGCGGTCTCGCTGGACTTCTCTCGCGAAACAAATGAAGGTGGAGTGCCGATGCGCCAAGATGGCCGCCACGAAGGCGCACGCGCAACACAACAACAAGTTCAGGGAGCTCATGAAGATCAACCACGTTCCAGTCAATGACATCGTCTTTCATACTTACAA GAATAAATTCACGGATCCCACGCCAAGTGAAGGCTTCAcagaaataattgaagtcaAGTTCAATCCATGTTTTGAAGATCAAGaagcagaaaaaatatataggaTGTATTTATTAGAAAAGTGA
- the LOC135075429 gene encoding sodium channel protein Nach — translation MPTCSDFIKDYCSNCTFAGVHFIADDTKHWIERLVWLVLVILSWYGSAVLIIAAWDAFIINPISFGVETTYTEWNTEMPTVAICESANDDKVYNVSDTIWPPDHLLDLEDALKDIAFFRGVSYSLIEICYNMHEPDPLCPKSNYSYYAKLVRSDCPTIIRNCSYNDRPFSCCEYFQPLDTDLGPCFILNSIQVKNPKPFPMVSNRVHKRGVIKFQILVPTTVYTIGPEEVPSITTLQYSTLKVHPGHKYRRLVTVRNIENDPLVVETTSKQRACRFYHENEDGLYPHYSYSACTVLCRKRAQMEICHCNDHFMLGTTPAEHCNISGMACLHGLASHLTTLKPHWASRPGLTCDCLPSCNETEITVVKDGDTPNGKGNKKKAEIELTLAYLPTERFKRNVVRSRLDLVVSIGGTTGLFVGASLLSFVELIFYFTIRFANDIWMERQKRKPNAVNKLQNTASGTNIRIEDVNALEGIPKGPYENSGVGNLRLLLPLKSK, via the exons ATGCCTACCTGCTCGGATTTCATTAAGGACTATTGTTCAAATTGTACTTTTGCTGGCGTCCATTTTATTGCTGACGATACGAAGCACTGGATTGAAAG ATTGGTTTGGTTAGTGCTCGTGATACTGTCATGGTACGGGTCGGCAGTGCTCATCATCGCAGCCTGGGATGCCTTCATCATCAACCCCATCAGCTTTGGCGTGGAGACCACGTACACCGAGTGGAACACTGAGATGCCAACGGTTGCTATCTGCGAGTCGGCTAATGATGATAAAGTTTACAATGTTTCCGACAC TATCTGGCCACCTGATCACCTTTTGGACCTAGAAGACGCCCTTAAAGACATCGCTTTCTTCCGCGGCGTCAGCTACAGCCTCATCGAAATCTGTTACAACATGCACGAACCAGACCCTCTCTGCCCCAAATCTAATTACAGCTACTATGCGAAACTAGTGCGCAGTGACTGCCCTACAATCATCAGGAACTGTTCTTACAACGACAGACCGTTCAGCTGCTGCGAATATTTTCAGCCTCTCGACACTGATTTAGGCCCCTGTTTCATACTGAACTCTATTCAGGTCAA AAACCCAAAACCGTTTCCAATGGTAAGCAACAGGGTGCATAAACGAGGAGTGATCAAATTTCAAATATTAGTCCCAACTACG GTGTATACCATAGGCCCAGAAGAGGTTCCTAGTATCACGACTCTTCAATATTCTACTCTTAAAGTTCATCCTGGTCATAAATATCG GCGCCTGGTAACTGTGAGAAACATCGAGAACGACCCTCTTGTGGTGGAGACGACGTCAAAGCAGCGGGCTTGTCGGTTCTACCACGAGAACGAGGATGGGCTGTACCCTCACTACTCCTACAGCGCCTGCACGGTGCTTTGCCGCAAGCGCGCACAGATGGAGATATGCCACTGCAACGACCACTTCATGCTGGGCACTA CGCCAGCAGAACACTGCAACATATCTGGTATGGCCTGTCTCCATGGCTTGGCGAGCCACCTGACCACACTCAAGCCTCACTGGGCCAGTCGGCCAGGCCTGACTTGTGACTGCCTGCCCTCCTGCAATGAGACAGAGATCACCGTCGTCAAGGATGGCGACACTCC GAACGGGAAAGGCAATAAGAAGAAAGCAGAAATAGAACTAACCTTAGCATATTTGCCAACTGAAAGATTCAAGAGGAACGTAGTACGAAGTCGTTTAGATTTAGTTG TGTCTATAGGTGGCACGACTGGACTCTTCGTTGGAGCCAGCCTTCTAAGTTTTGTGGAGTTGATATTTTACTTCACAATTCGTTTTGCGAACGACATTTGGATGGAGAGGCAAAAACGCAAACCAAATGCAGTGAATAAACTGCAGAATACTGCATCTGGCACGAACATTAGAATTGAGGATGTAAATGCTTTGGAGGGAATTCCAAAAGGCCCATATGAAAACAGTGGAGTGGGAAATTTGAGGTTGTTACTACCTCTGAAatctaaataa